The Ralstonia wenshanensis genome includes a region encoding these proteins:
- a CDS encoding cytochrome P450, which produces MTALDTAPPADALQAIVHADPAPYYAELAATRPFFFDAALGWWVAASAEAVDAVLGSTACRVRPPEEPVPKAVAATPTGAFFGHLVRQIDGPDHSTRKAKVMAALGRLDVSALAGHAQRHARTALPDAASLDAALDTDAHFRVPLATIAQTLLGDHADTPACQADIAAYLAALGPGASAAAVALADAAVDRLQRRFAASPLTAGSDDGDAEIANLAALLAQTYDACAGLLGNCIVALSRQAGLATRLRVQPHAIEPFVREVLRRDAPVQNTRRFVAHDVGLLGQSLRAGDKILVLLAAANVDRTANPDPLRLDIDRAEPRLWTFGGGVHRCPADALATTIARETVLHLLSLPDVDRWLAGLGEVAYRPSPNARIPSFQA; this is translated from the coding sequence ATGACCGCCCTCGACACCGCCCCGCCCGCCGACGCGCTGCAAGCCATCGTGCATGCCGACCCTGCCCCCTACTACGCCGAACTGGCCGCCACGCGTCCGTTCTTCTTCGATGCCGCACTCGGCTGGTGGGTGGCTGCCAGTGCTGAAGCCGTCGATGCCGTACTGGGGAGCACCGCGTGTCGTGTACGGCCTCCAGAAGAGCCCGTACCCAAGGCCGTGGCCGCGACGCCCACGGGCGCATTCTTTGGCCACCTCGTGCGCCAGATCGACGGACCTGACCACAGCACGCGCAAGGCCAAGGTAATGGCCGCGCTGGGCCGACTGGATGTGTCTGCGCTGGCCGGCCACGCGCAGCGGCATGCGCGCACTGCGCTGCCCGACGCAGCGAGCCTGGATGCTGCGCTGGATACCGATGCTCACTTCCGCGTACCGCTCGCCACGATCGCGCAAACACTGCTGGGCGACCACGCCGATACACCTGCCTGCCAGGCTGACATTGCCGCGTATCTGGCGGCGTTGGGCCCGGGCGCCAGCGCAGCCGCCGTTGCGCTGGCTGATGCCGCCGTCGACCGCCTTCAGCGCCGCTTTGCCGCCTCCCCGCTCACCGCCGGTAGCGATGACGGCGATGCCGAGATCGCCAATCTCGCCGCCCTGCTCGCGCAAACCTACGACGCCTGCGCCGGGCTGCTCGGCAACTGCATCGTCGCGCTGTCGCGGCAAGCTGGCTTGGCGACCCGGCTGCGCGTACAGCCGCACGCCATTGAGCCCTTCGTGCGTGAAGTTCTGCGCCGCGATGCCCCTGTGCAGAACACACGCCGCTTCGTCGCACACGATGTCGGGCTGCTCGGCCAGTCGCTGCGCGCGGGCGACAAGATCCTGGTGCTGCTGGCCGCTGCCAATGTGGATCGCACAGCCAATCCGGACCCACTACGCTTGGACATCGACCGCGCAGAGCCGCGCCTGTGGACGTTCGGCGGCGGCGTGCACCGCTGCCCCGCCGATGCATTGGCGACCACCATCGCGCGCGAAACGGTGCTGCATCTGCTGAGCCTGCCGGATGTCGACCGATGGCTTGCGGGCCTTGGCGAGGTGGCGTATCGCCCGTCGCCCAATGCGCGCATTCCCAGCTTTCAAGCTTGA
- the speG gene encoding spermidine N1-acetyltransferase yields the protein MVIEKSRDLCLRPLERNDLRFVHELNNDAKIMRYWFEEPYETFTELSQLYDRHVHDQRERRFICENDAGEAVGLVELMELNYIHRRGEFQIIIAPGWQGHGYASTATRLAIDYAFMVLNLHKLYLVVDVVNERAIHVYEKCGFQREGELIEEFFSNGAYHNALRMCVFQRDYVKSIRGAS from the coding sequence ATGGTGATCGAAAAATCCCGAGACCTCTGCCTGCGCCCGCTCGAGCGCAATGACCTGCGTTTCGTACACGAGCTGAACAACGACGCCAAGATCATGCGTTACTGGTTCGAAGAACCGTACGAAACCTTCACCGAACTCTCGCAACTCTACGACCGCCACGTGCACGACCAGCGCGAGCGCCGCTTCATCTGCGAGAACGATGCCGGTGAAGCCGTGGGCTTAGTCGAATTGATGGAGTTGAACTACATCCACCGCCGCGGCGAATTCCAGATCATCATCGCGCCCGGCTGGCAAGGTCACGGCTACGCATCAACCGCAACGCGACTGGCGATCGACTATGCATTCATGGTGCTGAATCTGCACAAGCTGTATCTCGTCGTCGACGTGGTGAACGAACGCGCGATCCACGTGTACGAGAAATGCGGCTTCCAGCGCGAAGGCGAGCTGATCGAGGAGTTCTTCAGCAACGGCGCGTATCACAACGCGCTACGCATGTGCGTGTTCCAGCGCGATTACGTCAAGTCCATACGCGGCGCCAGTTGA
- a CDS encoding Gfo/Idh/MocA family protein: protein MSTAFHEAEREPQVAPARTVQSPVRYAVVGAGWISQAAFLPGVAQSGNSVVTALVTGDEAKATALADRYGIEHVHGYADYDQLLSSGDIDAIYLALPNDMHRQYALPALQRGIHVLLEKPMATSEADCEAMIEAARNGNAKLMIAYRLHFEPATLAAIELVRAGKLGRIRAFSAMFSQSVAPSNHRASHGYWAGPVSDMGVYPINAVRNLFGEEPVEVSACGVRDPELPFNFDDTVSVTLRFADHRIAQFVVSYSGASMDQYRILGTKGDLEVSPGFMFGVGLKYRATIDGKTHEQAFDATDQFGGELQYFSDCILNNREPEPNGEEGLADVRVLAAIERALESGQPQNLGPFQRQGRMETAQVRKLPPVPPPELVDAAEPSKG, encoded by the coding sequence ATGTCTACCGCTTTTCATGAAGCTGAACGTGAGCCGCAAGTCGCTCCAGCCCGCACCGTTCAGAGCCCCGTGCGTTATGCCGTGGTCGGCGCCGGGTGGATTTCGCAGGCGGCGTTTCTGCCGGGCGTAGCGCAGAGCGGCAACTCCGTCGTCACCGCGCTGGTCACCGGCGATGAAGCCAAGGCCACGGCGCTGGCCGACCGCTACGGCATCGAGCACGTCCACGGTTATGCCGACTACGACCAGTTGCTCTCCTCCGGAGATATCGACGCGATCTACCTGGCGCTGCCCAACGACATGCACCGCCAATACGCCCTGCCCGCCCTGCAGCGCGGCATCCATGTCTTGCTTGAAAAGCCCATGGCAACCAGCGAGGCGGATTGCGAAGCGATGATCGAAGCGGCCCGCAACGGCAACGCAAAGCTCATGATCGCCTACCGGCTGCACTTTGAGCCCGCCACGCTGGCCGCCATTGAACTCGTACGCGCAGGCAAGCTGGGGCGCATCCGCGCGTTCTCGGCCATGTTCAGCCAATCGGTCGCGCCGTCCAACCACCGCGCCAGCCACGGCTATTGGGCCGGGCCTGTGTCGGACATGGGCGTGTACCCCATCAACGCGGTGCGCAATCTGTTTGGCGAAGAGCCGGTGGAGGTTTCCGCCTGTGGGGTGCGCGACCCCGAGCTGCCCTTCAATTTTGATGACACCGTCAGCGTCACGCTGCGCTTTGCCGACCACCGCATCGCCCAGTTCGTGGTCAGCTATAGCGGCGCCAGCATGGACCAGTACCGCATCCTCGGCACAAAGGGGGACCTGGAAGTCTCGCCCGGCTTCATGTTTGGCGTGGGGCTGAAGTACCGCGCCACCATCGACGGCAAGACGCACGAACAAGCCTTCGACGCCACCGACCAGTTTGGCGGCGAGCTGCAGTATTTCTCCGATTGCATCCTCAACAACCGTGAGCCTGAGCCCAACGGCGAGGAAGGCTTGGCCGACGTGCGCGTGCTGGCCGCCATCGAGCGCGCGCTGGAATCCGGCCAACCGCAAAACCTTGGGCCGTTCCAGCGTCAGGGCCGCATGGAAACCGCGCAGGTGCGCAAGCTCCCGCCCGTGCCCCCGCCGGAACTGGTGGACGCGGCTGAACCCAGCAAGGGATAA
- a CDS encoding bifunctional cytochrome P450/NADPH--P450 reductase, whose product MRSASELPANASPATAAPIPQPKGLPWLGNLLQLPKDRLAQTLLETSRQFPQGLYQLDFAGRRVPFVYSADLVAELCDETRFRKLIGPPLSFLRAGAGDGLFTAHQDEPNWGKAHRILLPAFSQRAMKGYFDVMLEVANALADKWARQGPDADIPVADDMTRLTLDTISLAGFGYRFDSFNTPELHPFLAAMVGVLSEAMGKLTRLPLKDRFMREHHRRFEHDVAAMHQLVDEVIRARRQAKDGGIGASDLLGLMLNARDPVSDEPLDDTNIRFQVITFLIAGHETTSGLLTFALYMLLRHPAVLAQAYAEVDRVLPGDTVPQYAHLAQLDVIERVLKETLRLWPTAPSFGVAPYEDTRIGGRYAIRKDQRVVTVLLALHRDPAVWDRPEVFDIDRFLPENEAKLHPHAYKPFGNGERACIGRQFALTEAKLALAVILQRFALSDPHDYGFHIKETLTLKPDGFRLRARLRNARERLSIAMPSGTEVVTQDDAEAALAGGGEPMHVLYGGSLGTCQDIAEQLAATASRAGFDAKVAPLDTIADALPQQGVLIVVAATYNGRAPDSARTLEARLDAADALTRQATGLRYAVLGCGNSQWPAFQAFPKRVEAMLSAAGAHAIVPRGEADGNAGFDAAVDGWTRGLWSALGARQAQADGSSVHVEYLAPDAVRAATLPPAARAMTVLANEELVSDPTGLWDFTQEAPRGPTRHLTVRLPDGVTYATGDHLAVYPRNAEDRVDAAIARLGLEGDALVTLTARHAHVRHLPLNQAVSVRQLLRDFVELQDTATVRDITALHATTRCPFTRGQLAVWLEGDEAAKRFDQDIQAAHVSVLDLLIRFPAIELTLEALLARLGAMRPRFYSIASSAHVSPGVAALTVGTVSGPAWSGVGTYRGTASNYLTTLRAGAEIAAAVRTPNPPFAPDADAGKPMVLIGAGTGIAPFRGFLEERAAQQAAGEAVATSLLCFGCRHPEHDFLYRDTLRAWENAGVVRVFAAHSCVADHPHRFVQHALWDAREAVWAAFDAGATLYVCGDGRAMAPAVRDTLIRMHQARYGSDLETASGWLTTQMQSGRYRQDVFN is encoded by the coding sequence ATGCGTTCCGCCTCCGAGTTACCCGCCAATGCTTCGCCCGCAACGGCGGCGCCCATCCCGCAGCCCAAGGGCTTGCCGTGGCTGGGCAACCTGCTTCAACTTCCCAAAGACCGCCTGGCCCAGACACTTCTGGAAACCAGCCGGCAGTTTCCCCAAGGCCTGTACCAACTCGACTTTGCCGGGCGGCGCGTGCCGTTCGTCTATTCCGCCGATCTGGTGGCCGAACTGTGCGACGAAACGCGCTTTCGCAAGCTGATCGGGCCACCGCTGTCGTTCCTGCGGGCGGGGGCGGGCGATGGCCTCTTCACCGCGCATCAGGACGAGCCCAACTGGGGCAAGGCGCATCGCATTCTGCTGCCGGCCTTCAGCCAGCGCGCGATGAAGGGCTACTTCGACGTGATGCTCGAAGTGGCCAATGCGCTGGCCGACAAATGGGCGCGCCAGGGGCCCGACGCCGATATCCCCGTGGCCGACGACATGACGCGGCTCACGCTCGACACCATCTCGCTGGCGGGCTTCGGATACCGCTTCGATTCGTTCAACACGCCGGAGCTGCATCCGTTCTTGGCGGCCATGGTGGGTGTGCTGTCCGAAGCCATGGGCAAGCTCACGCGCCTGCCGCTCAAAGATCGCTTCATGCGCGAGCACCATCGCCGGTTCGAGCACGACGTGGCTGCCATGCACCAATTGGTGGACGAGGTGATTCGAGCACGCCGTCAGGCAAAAGATGGCGGCATCGGCGCGAGCGACCTGCTCGGGCTGATGCTCAACGCCCGCGATCCGGTGTCGGACGAGCCGTTGGATGACACGAACATCCGCTTCCAGGTCATCACCTTCCTGATTGCAGGGCATGAAACCACGAGCGGCTTGCTGACCTTCGCGCTGTACATGCTGCTGCGCCATCCGGCGGTGCTGGCGCAGGCGTATGCCGAGGTTGACCGCGTGCTGCCGGGCGATACCGTGCCGCAGTATGCGCACCTCGCGCAGCTCGACGTGATCGAGCGCGTGTTGAAGGAAACGCTGCGCCTGTGGCCGACTGCCCCGAGCTTTGGCGTGGCGCCTTACGAAGACACGCGCATTGGCGGTCGCTACGCCATCCGCAAGGACCAGCGCGTGGTGACCGTGCTGCTGGCCCTGCACCGCGACCCGGCGGTGTGGGACCGCCCAGAAGTCTTCGATATCGACCGTTTCCTGCCGGAGAACGAAGCCAAGCTCCACCCGCACGCCTACAAGCCCTTCGGCAATGGCGAGCGTGCCTGCATCGGCCGCCAGTTTGCGTTGACCGAAGCCAAGCTCGCGCTGGCGGTGATCCTGCAGCGCTTTGCGTTGTCCGACCCTCACGATTACGGCTTCCACATCAAGGAAACGCTGACGCTCAAACCGGACGGTTTCCGCCTGCGCGCGCGGCTGCGCAACGCGCGGGAGCGGCTGTCGATCGCCATGCCTTCGGGCACAGAGGTGGTCACGCAAGACGACGCCGAGGCCGCACTTGCCGGCGGTGGCGAACCGATGCATGTGCTGTACGGCGGCAGCCTGGGCACTTGCCAGGACATCGCTGAGCAGCTTGCTGCCACCGCATCGCGCGCCGGCTTCGACGCCAAGGTCGCGCCGCTGGACACGATTGCCGACGCGCTGCCGCAGCAGGGCGTGCTGATCGTGGTGGCCGCCACCTACAACGGCCGCGCGCCGGATAGCGCCCGCACGCTGGAGGCGCGCCTGGATGCCGCTGATGCGCTCACGCGGCAGGCAACAGGATTGCGTTATGCCGTCCTTGGTTGCGGCAACTCGCAATGGCCCGCGTTCCAGGCATTTCCGAAGCGGGTGGAAGCGATGCTTTCTGCAGCCGGCGCACACGCCATCGTGCCGCGCGGCGAGGCTGATGGAAACGCCGGCTTCGACGCCGCTGTCGATGGCTGGACGCGCGGCCTGTGGAGCGCCCTGGGTGCCCGCCAGGCACAAGCCGATGGCTCCTCCGTCCACGTGGAGTATCTCGCTCCCGATGCCGTACGCGCCGCTACGCTGCCGCCCGCCGCACGTGCGATGACGGTGCTCGCCAACGAAGAACTCGTCAGCGACCCCACGGGCCTCTGGGACTTCACGCAGGAAGCCCCGCGCGGCCCCACGCGTCACCTCACCGTGCGGTTGCCCGACGGCGTGACCTACGCCACCGGAGACCACCTCGCCGTCTACCCGCGCAATGCCGAAGACCGTGTCGACGCGGCCATCGCGCGACTCGGGTTGGAGGGCGACGCGCTCGTCACGCTGACCGCGCGCCATGCTCACGTGCGGCACTTGCCGCTCAACCAGGCGGTGTCCGTGCGCCAGCTGCTGCGAGATTTCGTCGAGCTGCAGGACACCGCCACCGTGCGCGACATCACCGCGCTGCATGCGACCACGCGCTGTCCGTTCACGCGTGGCCAGCTTGCCGTCTGGCTGGAGGGCGATGAAGCGGCCAAGCGCTTCGACCAGGACATTCAAGCCGCGCACGTGAGCGTGCTTGACCTGCTGATCCGCTTCCCCGCGATTGAATTGACGCTGGAGGCGCTTCTCGCGCGGCTTGGCGCAATGCGGCCGCGCTTCTATTCCATTGCGTCGTCGGCGCATGTGTCGCCGGGTGTGGCAGCGCTCACGGTGGGCACGGTGTCGGGGCCGGCATGGTCTGGAGTCGGCACGTATCGCGGGACGGCATCGAACTACCTGACGACGCTGCGTGCAGGCGCGGAGATCGCCGCCGCCGTGCGCACGCCCAACCCGCCGTTTGCCCCCGACGCCGATGCCGGTAAGCCGATGGTGCTGATCGGCGCCGGAACGGGCATCGCGCCGTTCCGTGGCTTCCTGGAAGAGCGCGCCGCGCAGCAGGCGGCAGGCGAGGCGGTGGCAACGTCGCTCCTGTGCTTCGGCTGCCGCCACCCCGAGCACGACTTCCTCTACCGCGACACCTTGCGCGCGTGGGAAAACGCAGGCGTGGTGCGCGTTTTCGCGGCGCATTCATGCGTGGCCGATCATCCGCATCGCTTCGTGCAGCATGCGCTTTGGGACGCGCGCGAAGCCGTATGGGCGGCGTTCGATGCCGGCGCCACGTTGTACGTGTGTGGCGACGGCCGTGCGATGGCACCGGCGGTGCGCGACACGCTGATCCGCATGCACCAGGCGCGCTACGGTAGCGACCTTGAGACCGCGTCAGGCTGGTTGACGACGCAGATGCAATCCGGCCGCTACCGCCAGGACGTCTTCAATTGA
- a CDS encoding DUF2968 domain-containing protein, whose translation MRTQKQSGKASHQAFQRGLAIAAAVSVMAGMAACTSAVAQSPAAPPTAIAPIAAAAPVPALTATVGQPAATAPAASAPATPGSAARTGAPAPSSAVFELQQRMQAHELSELRTTYNGAYGASLLFAQSDLTYYVTLFQQKDLWRVIKTTNEASAERLYNDFAKQTRTMADLELQRIRLEAQKERSERQIAAQQEKLRGLKTDLDIQRQQQAQAQERQKTARTEAEALDIERRAARARVDELQRQIRELEAQVNAPFSPQPRRR comes from the coding sequence ATGAGAACACAAAAACAATCAGGGAAAGCGTCGCACCAGGCGTTTCAGAGGGGATTGGCCATCGCGGCCGCGGTTTCAGTCATGGCCGGTATGGCCGCCTGTACTTCGGCTGTGGCGCAGAGCCCGGCTGCACCGCCCACCGCCATTGCACCGATTGCCGCCGCCGCGCCCGTGCCGGCGTTGACGGCCACGGTTGGCCAGCCGGCGGCAACGGCACCCGCCGCCAGTGCCCCAGCCACGCCCGGCAGCGCGGCCCGCACCGGCGCTCCGGCCCCGAGCAGCGCCGTATTCGAGCTGCAACAGCGCATGCAGGCGCACGAACTGTCGGAGCTGCGAACCACGTACAACGGCGCCTACGGTGCCAGCCTGCTGTTTGCCCAGAGTGATCTGACCTACTACGTCACGCTGTTCCAGCAGAAGGACCTCTGGCGTGTCATCAAGACCACCAACGAAGCCTCTGCTGAGCGTCTGTACAACGACTTCGCCAAGCAGACCCGCACGATGGCCGATCTGGAACTGCAGCGCATTCGCCTGGAAGCCCAGAAAGAGCGTTCCGAGCGCCAGATTGCCGCCCAGCAGGAAAAGCTCCGTGGTCTGAAGACCGACCTGGACATCCAGCGTCAGCAGCAGGCCCAGGCGCAGGAACGGCAGAAGACTGCCCGCACGGAGGCCGAAGCGCTGGATATCGAACGCCGCGCCGCTCGCGCCCGCGTCGACGAATTGCAGCGTCAGATCCGCGAACTCGAAGCGCAAGTCAACGCGCCGTTCAGTCCACAGCCGCGTCGTCGCTGA
- a CDS encoding ArsR/SmtB family transcription factor, which translates to MTASSPATESTTQPDIGRVAATIGDPTRIRMLLLLMEGRSLTAKELAYGAGVEPATASAHLRRLEADALITSLSSGRYKYFGLRSPAVAEMIESLLVVAPEKPADPRRSTVPENLRAARLCYDHLAGQLGTEVSEKLLSRGWLTQLDATHGAYDVTPEGEQALAAIGVDVNALRNGRRRFAYGCMDWSERRPHLAGALGAAVAERCIALGWLARQKHSRALNMTEVGQRELHAWLRTA; encoded by the coding sequence ATGACCGCATCTTCTCCAGCCACTGAATCGACAACCCAGCCGGACATCGGCCGCGTGGCCGCCACCATTGGCGATCCGACCCGCATCCGCATGCTGCTGCTGTTGATGGAAGGCCGCTCGCTTACCGCCAAGGAGCTGGCTTACGGCGCGGGCGTGGAGCCGGCCACGGCCAGCGCGCACTTGCGCCGGCTTGAGGCCGATGCGCTCATCACCTCGTTGTCGAGCGGGCGCTACAAATACTTCGGGCTGCGCTCTCCGGCGGTGGCGGAGATGATCGAATCGCTGCTGGTGGTCGCGCCTGAAAAACCGGCCGACCCACGACGCTCGACCGTGCCTGAGAACCTGCGTGCGGCGCGCCTGTGCTATGACCACCTGGCCGGGCAGCTCGGCACCGAGGTGTCGGAGAAACTGCTGTCGCGCGGCTGGCTGACGCAGCTCGATGCAACGCACGGCGCCTACGACGTCACGCCCGAAGGTGAACAGGCGCTGGCGGCCATCGGCGTTGACGTGAATGCACTGCGCAACGGCCGACGCCGCTTTGCTTACGGCTGCATGGATTGGAGTGAACGCCGCCCGCATCTTGCGGGCGCGCTCGGGGCCGCCGTGGCGGAGCGCTGCATCGCGCTGGGGTGGCTGGCGCGGCAAAAGCATTCGCGGGCCTTGAACATGACCGAGGTCGGGCAGCGCGAATTGCATGCGTGGCTGCGCACGGCGTAG
- a CDS encoding antibiotic biosynthesis monooxygenase family protein produces MIAVIFEVEPAQGQRDTYLNLAARLKPLLEQVDGFISVERFQSITNPNKMLSLSFFRDEEAVKAWRNMEQHRGAQHAGRDHAFADYRLRIAHVVRDYGMTERDQAPTDSRAEHV; encoded by the coding sequence ATGATCGCCGTCATCTTCGAAGTCGAACCCGCACAAGGCCAGCGCGATACCTATCTCAACCTGGCCGCACGGCTCAAGCCGCTGCTCGAGCAGGTCGACGGCTTCATCTCGGTGGAGCGTTTCCAGAGCATCACGAACCCGAACAAGATGCTCTCGTTGTCGTTCTTTCGCGATGAAGAGGCCGTGAAGGCGTGGCGCAACATGGAGCAGCACCGCGGCGCCCAGCACGCCGGCCGCGACCATGCGTTTGCGGACTACCGGCTGCGCATCGCCCACGTGGTGCGCGACTACGGCATGACCGAGCGCGACCAAGCCCCCACCGACAGCCGCGCCGAGCACGTTTGA
- a CDS encoding sigma 54-interacting transcriptional regulator has product MKTDRWAYETLEIFVWEGRHDIADRVARFMAPFGAEVIRAGGIDFQPAEPRLKPAVAVISASVVESGGFTVLDWQAAQGMPVIWVAADTQHDSSRFPPEYTHVLGPDFGATELRAQISKVLPSMSSAQAQAQDQSDLVAASPAMHGLLEQVDTFADCDSNVMLYGETGAGKERIARLLHDKNSVYGKGPFVAVNCGAIPDGLFESQFFGHAKGAFTGAMYAHRGYFEQANGGTLFLDELGDLPLYQQVKLLRVLEDSECTRLGSTVPVKLDFRLVAATNKNLREMVATGKFRADLYFRLAVIELRIPSLEQRGADDKIALLLSFLRHLLGDKTFDAMPPVPEWVRASVTRAYFAGNVRELRNLAERIGITLRQFGRWDEARILPLFAGLQRDAFEREGGNGGYGERSGGGNGGNGGEEERRRILAALDANNWRRQDTAATLGISRKVLWEKMRKYQIADGEAELRELE; this is encoded by the coding sequence ATGAAAACCGATCGCTGGGCGTACGAAACGCTTGAGATTTTTGTCTGGGAAGGCCGCCACGACATTGCCGATCGTGTAGCGCGGTTCATGGCGCCGTTCGGGGCGGAGGTCATCCGCGCAGGCGGTATCGATTTTCAGCCCGCCGAGCCTCGGCTCAAGCCTGCGGTGGCGGTGATCAGCGCATCGGTGGTGGAAAGCGGTGGCTTTACGGTGCTCGACTGGCAGGCCGCGCAAGGCATGCCGGTGATCTGGGTGGCGGCGGATACGCAGCATGATTCGAGCCGCTTTCCGCCCGAATACACGCACGTGCTTGGGCCGGATTTTGGTGCGACCGAACTCCGTGCGCAGATCAGCAAGGTGCTGCCATCGATGTCGTCTGCGCAGGCTCAGGCGCAGGATCAGAGCGATCTCGTGGCTGCATCACCGGCCATGCACGGGTTGCTGGAGCAGGTCGATACCTTTGCCGATTGCGACAGCAACGTCATGCTTTATGGCGAAACCGGCGCCGGCAAGGAACGTATTGCACGCCTGCTGCACGACAAGAACAGCGTCTACGGCAAGGGGCCATTCGTGGCGGTCAACTGCGGCGCGATTCCCGACGGGCTGTTCGAATCGCAGTTCTTCGGCCATGCCAAGGGCGCGTTTACCGGCGCCATGTACGCGCACCGTGGCTACTTCGAACAAGCCAACGGCGGCACGCTGTTCCTCGATGAGCTGGGCGATCTGCCGCTGTATCAGCAGGTGAAGCTGTTGCGCGTGCTGGAAGACAGCGAATGCACGCGGCTGGGCTCGACGGTGCCGGTCAAGCTGGATTTCCGGTTAGTGGCAGCCACCAACAAGAACCTGCGCGAGATGGTCGCCACGGGCAAGTTCCGGGCCGATCTGTACTTCCGCTTGGCCGTGATCGAGCTGCGCATCCCGAGCCTGGAGCAGCGCGGCGCGGACGACAAGATCGCGTTGCTGCTGTCGTTCCTGCGGCATCTGCTGGGCGACAAAACCTTTGACGCCATGCCGCCGGTGCCGGAATGGGTGCGGGCGTCGGTCACTCGCGCCTACTTTGCCGGCAACGTGCGCGAGCTGCGCAACCTGGCAGAGCGTATCGGCATCACGCTGCGCCAGTTCGGCCGCTGGGACGAAGCCCGCATCCTGCCGCTGTTTGCCGGCCTGCAGCGCGATGCCTTCGAGCGCGAAGGCGGCAATGGCGGCTATGGCGAGCGCAGTGGCGGTGGGAATGGCGGAAATGGCGGCGAAGAAGAGCGCCGCCGTATCCTGGCCGCGCTGGATGCCAACAATTGGCGCCGCCAGGACACCGCCGCCACGCTGGGCATCAGCCGCAAGGTGCTGTGGGAAAAGATGCGCAAATACCAGATTGCCGACGGCGAAGCCGAGCTGCGCGAGCTGGAGTGA